A window of Spiroplasma syrphidicola EA-1 contains these coding sequences:
- a CDS encoding YqeG family HAD IIIA-type phosphatase, producing MAKQIFRKKKNRNLLLNYFKPSIYVQNVNKINLESLKKHGIKVFICDLDNTLTPFYRRIPNTDNLNLIQRVEKLGMHFVLLSNNAKKRVESFANKAGIEHYYWNAKKPLLKYFRVISKKFNVQPNEIIMVGDQLITDVFFANRAHIESILVVPVAGVDESNRLVRLLDRLVYKRLAQRNILHKGFFDEGEYGIDYDIL from the coding sequence ATGGCCAAGCAAATTTTTAGAAAAAAGAAAAATCGTAATTTATTATTAAATTATTTTAAGCCATCTATTTATGTCCAAAACGTTAATAAAATTAACCTTGAGTCACTAAAAAAACATGGGATTAAAGTTTTTATTTGTGATTTAGATAATACTTTGACCCCATTTTACCGCCGAATTCCAAATACTGATAATTTAAACTTAATTCAACGGGTAGAAAAATTGGGAATGCATTTTGTTTTATTATCAAATAATGCTAAAAAACGAGTTGAAAGCTTTGCTAATAAGGCTGGGATTGAACATTATTATTGAAATGCCAAGAAACCATTATTAAAGTATTTTCGTGTTATTAGTAAAAAGTTTAATGTTCAACCAAATGAAATTATTATGGTTGGTGATCAATTAATTACTGACGTTTTTTTTGCTAATCGTGCGCATATTGAAAGTATTTTAGTTGTGCCAGTAGCTGGAGTTGATGAATCAAATCGGTTAGTACGGTTGTTAGATCGTTTAGTTTATAAGCGTTTGGCACAGCGTAATATTTTACATAAAGGATTTTTTGATGAAGGAGAATATGGAATTGATTATGACATCTTATAA
- the yqeH gene encoding ribosome biogenesis GTPase YqeH, which translates to MELIMTSYKTCHGCGITMQSEHSDQIGYVKNLEQNYCYRCFRLTNYNELIDYDVAEIDFLKQITTTYDKKNTYCYLLDIYDLYGSRNLELEKLIANNNVIIIINKIDLVIKLTNPKKVINYVKSIFVDSPLYHKITKILLVSAIKNYQLDELYHLISNQQGPVYFVGTSNTGKSTLLNSLIKLTNQQQKITVANSFATTLATIEVNLGTKNKIYDTPGVKNEHNIIHYLAKKNQKELIVNQLIRPVTFQLNSEQTIFYQGLASFTYLTGPKSNFHFYKNNKIELHRTKLNNKNNYFFEHAQQANLNLADYQNWKATRFKIKSSNLYSLFISGLGWITFDGFAGQEIMIETNENVAVWLSNDFI; encoded by the coding sequence ATGGAATTGATTATGACATCTTATAAAACTTGCCATGGCTGTGGGATCACAATGCAAAGTGAGCATTCAGATCAAATTGGTTATGTTAAAAACCTAGAACAAAATTATTGTTATCGTTGTTTTCGTTTAACAAATTATAATGAATTAATTGATTATGATGTTGCGGAAATTGATTTTTTAAAGCAAATTACAACAACTTATGACAAAAAAAATACATATTGTTACTTGTTAGATATTTATGATTTATATGGTTCACGTAATCTTGAATTAGAAAAATTAATTGCGAATAATAATGTTATTATTATCATTAATAAAATTGATTTGGTAATAAAATTAACAAACCCTAAAAAAGTTATTAACTATGTTAAATCAATCTTTGTTGATAGTCCGTTATATCATAAAATTACAAAAATTTTATTAGTTAGTGCAATAAAAAATTATCAACTTGATGAACTATATCATTTAATCAGTAATCAACAAGGTCCGGTTTACTTTGTTGGGACATCTAATACTGGGAAAAGTACGTTATTAAATAGTTTAATAAAATTAACAAACCAACAACAAAAAATTACTGTTGCTAATAGTTTCGCAACAACTTTAGCAACAATTGAAGTTAATTTGGGAACTAAGAATAAAATTTATGATACTCCTGGAGTTAAGAATGAACATAATATCATTCATTATTTAGCCAAAAAAAATCAAAAAGAATTAATTGTTAATCAGTTAATTCGTCCTGTTACGTTTCAACTTAATAGTGAACAAACAATTTTTTATCAAGGCTTAGCTAGTTTTACATATTTGACTGGTCCCAAAAGTAATTTTCATTTTTACAAAAATAATAAGATTGAATTGCATCGAACAAAATTAAATAATAAAAATAATTATTTTTTTGAACATGCTCAACAGGCTAATTTAAATTTAGCAGACTATCAAAATTGAAAAGCAACACGATTTAAAATTAAATCTTCAAACTTATATTCATTATTTATTTCTGGTTTAGGATGAATTACTTTTGATGGTTTTGCTGGCCAAGAAATTATGATTGAAACAAATGAAAATGTCGCCGTTTGATTATCAAATGACTTTATTTAG
- a CDS encoding lipoprotein — translation MKKLLTILSVLTITTTGVGSVVACSGKGHVTNTTKDVNQKIKKALEKYTNKNTPFKLSREEGNKKDRLIKDLKATLNLGSNSNIAVLDQDYQESNLKEIKNQNEKVKVEPGSATIVIKINNQEVYKNKIFWTTLQNGIVQEGLEQFKTMQGQLGGIVVKQTGKVTKKISEITKDDITNSFKVKFNKTLNFKVNEINSFPKLHALKNRALDNKLINYGTINLECWVNTKNSKTIIYDGTINWVSESITDIVNANSVLSKKGTSSNITSVDLPLPFSIPKMGIMTFSKLVKDILPALKELVKTNVDKVYNSIGSDKFDNKFDNNWTEFLEFISSQDESIKNTLNMKIKDMLPAAAQKIININGTVGELLTNMAPSLIALLHWLVNNEFKTHNIMLELIQYLLKEVDQNVQTGIKNTWGEDSLLYKNTKTNLDSLIYYLFLGYKKEKSITITLFSKEYSNDKNILGIYSWKKYNDYIMVKNKYNKANSRFNYLTELIYKSEEYLDAKKVLDDTAKRLNDLVYESEEYLDAKKVLDDTAKRLNDLVYESEEYLAIKKKYDDAQQQMNIFEENSEEYLAAKKLYDETRKKLFDVVEQLKSGENYLTAVDDHNNAQKNSDGVVEKLKSTKEYLTAASDYNNTKKLYNNLKKEKDKLGNDLVELNPTLLFTSILNNFSNLNKNINLKNIITENLLGLDKYNGLVDILQKVTNENVIDQLGNNILSTVSSNLSGKIKTKLLHGEARIMLKNKDGVWENLKDMFKEKASPDLSQFMAAKDFKIHLSNLQFELTSTVHKDVFITTSDNLSFDLVFSDL, via the coding sequence ATGAAAAAATTATTAACAATTTTGAGTGTTTTAACAATTACTACAACAGGGGTAGGTTCGGTTGTAGCATGTAGTGGGAAAGGTCATGTGACAAATACCACAAAAGATGTTAATCAAAAAATAAAAAAAGCTTTAGAAAAATATACAAACAAAAATACACCTTTTAAATTAAGTCGAGAAGAAGGTAATAAAAAAGATCGCTTAATAAAAGATTTAAAGGCAACTTTAAATTTAGGGAGCAATAGTAATATTGCCGTTTTGGACCAAGACTATCAAGAATCTAATCTTAAAGAAATTAAAAATCAAAATGAAAAAGTTAAGGTTGAACCTGGTAGCGCAACGATTGTTATTAAAATTAATAATCAAGAAGTTTATAAAAATAAAATATTTTGAACTACTTTGCAGAATGGAATTGTGCAAGAAGGTCTAGAACAGTTTAAAACGATGCAAGGGCAATTAGGAGGTATTGTAGTAAAACAAACTGGGAAAGTTACAAAAAAAATTAGTGAAATTACTAAAGACGATATTACAAATTCCTTTAAAGTAAAGTTTAATAAAACTTTAAATTTTAAAGTTAATGAAATTAATTCATTTCCAAAATTACATGCTTTAAAAAATAGAGCTTTAGATAATAAATTAATTAATTATGGAACAATCAATCTTGAGTGTTGAGTAAATACAAAAAACTCAAAAACAATTATTTATGATGGAACAATTAATTGAGTATCAGAATCAATTACCGATATTGTTAATGCTAATAGTGTTTTAAGTAAAAAAGGAACAAGTTCTAATATTACTAGTGTTGATTTACCGTTACCATTTTCAATTCCAAAAATGGGCATTATGACATTTAGCAAATTAGTGAAAGATATTTTGCCAGCTTTAAAAGAATTGGTAAAAACTAATGTTGATAAGGTTTATAATTCAATTGGGAGTGATAAATTTGATAATAAATTTGATAATAATTGAACAGAGTTCTTAGAGTTTATTAGTAGTCAAGATGAATCAATAAAAAATACTTTGAATATGAAAATAAAGGATATGCTCCCAGCAGCTGCACAAAAAATAATTAATATTAATGGAACAGTTGGAGAGTTATTAACAAATATGGCCCCAAGTTTAATTGCTTTATTACATTGATTAGTAAATAATGAATTTAAAACTCATAACATAATGTTAGAATTAATTCAATATTTATTGAAAGAGGTTGATCAAAATGTCCAAACTGGAATTAAAAATACCTGAGGTGAAGATAGCTTATTATATAAAAATACTAAAACTAATTTAGATAGTTTAATTTATTATCTGTTTCTTGGATATAAAAAAGAAAAATCTATTACAATAACATTATTTTCAAAAGAATATAGTAATGATAAAAATATTTTAGGTATTTATTCATGAAAAAAATATAATGATTATATTATGGTTAAAAATAAATATAATAAAGCTAATAGCAGATTTAATTATCTAACTGAACTAATTTATAAATCAGAGGAATATTTAGATGCTAAGAAAGTACTTGATGATACTGCAAAAAGATTAAATGATTTAGTTTATGAATCAGAGGAATATTTAGATGCTAAGAAAGTACTTGATGATACTGCAAAAAGATTAAATGATTTAGTTTATGAATCAGAGGAATATCTTGCTATTAAGAAAAAATATGATGATGCACAACAACAAATGAATATTTTTGAAGAAAATTCAGAGGAATATTTAGCTGCTAAGAAATTATATGATGAAACAAGAAAAAAATTATTTGATGTAGTTGAACAATTAAAATCTGGGGAAAATTATCTTACTGCTGTTGATGATCATAACAATGCCCAAAAAAATAGCGATGGAGTGGTAGAAAAATTAAAGTCTACGAAAGAGTATCTTACTGCTGCTAGTGATTATAATAATACAAAAAAACTATATAATAATTTAAAAAAAGAAAAAGATAAACTAGGAAATGATTTAGTAGAATTAAACCCAACTTTATTATTCACAAGTATATTAAATAACTTTAGTAACTTAAATAAAAATATTAATTTAAAAAATATAATAACTGAAAATTTATTAGGATTAGATAAATATAATGGTTTGGTTGATATACTTCAAAAAGTTACTAATGAAAATGTTATTGACCAGTTAGGTAATAATATTTTGTCTACAGTTAGTTCAAATCTATCCGGAAAAATTAAAACAAAATTATTACATGGTGAGGCAAGAATAATGCTAAAAAATAAGGATGGTGTGTGAGAAAATTTAAAAGATATGTTTAAAGAAAAAGCAAGTCCTGATTTAAGTCAATTTATGGCAGCTAAAGATTTTAAAATTCATTTAAGTAATTTACAATTTGAATTAACTTCAACTGTTCATAAAGATGTTTTTATAACTACATCAGATAATTTATCTTTTGATCTTGTCTTTTCTGATTTATAG
- a CDS encoding PTS fructose transporter subunit IIABC, translated as MENIINENYIFLDVDDVKDLETLFNKYAKIAQEYGLVENYQKLVAGFKNREKISSTAFEDGFAIPHARIPEVKAPAIFYIRLKNKILWNSLDSKDTKFIIMLIIPEGTGNYLDILSGIARKLLKPDFRQLLERETDKTVITKILSQQDESQSVENQTITKDNKTINLVGVSACATGVVHTYMARDALLAAATELNWNLSCETQGQKGQEYPLTTEDIAKADGVILATDISVEMDRFIGKKVYKVGTKQVINNPQTELLNTLSKGKLLSKNEGEQNIFAVKNKKAWINHIMSGVSFMIPFIVFAGILFAIVTGIGKIIWGTWLDYSGTWDYNKIEYLQKNVTEIINGHEVVSDKIISGWEIGAMYLLNKFAGIGFTVMMPIMGAYIANSIAGRAAITPAFVLTFLGCNPDMWLHYAIFAKKANLMQGLGIFAALIFGFSVGYLVKWINTKWRIHRYIKPIMPIIIIPVFVSVIFGALWMFVIGNIFGLAIGYLYDGLNRLENSGVGMALVGLVLGILAGVDMGGPINKIASFSATALIFIDGGKSMGAAAASFAIAPLGCGITALIFRKRFKADKELAINASILGFMGISEGAIPFAVKYTWAAIVPNIIGSGVAAMCAGLFQVSGWVGAWGGPIIALFGGVTTWSMSYIGILWYLLAIAIGVAVHIIIFRILVEVQSKGKLTREDFKEMFHRKNHRQNSKKESKKDLMTDYPKIAFLQHYVKFNSYKKILINNNSIF; from the coding sequence ATGGAAAATATTATTAACGAAAATTACATATTTCTTGATGTTGATGATGTGAAAGATTTAGAGACATTATTTAACAAATATGCTAAAATTGCGCAAGAATATGGTTTAGTAGAAAACTATCAAAAACTTGTGGCCGGTTTTAAGAATCGTGAAAAAATTTCTTCAACAGCTTTTGAAGATGGTTTTGCGATTCCGCATGCTCGAATTCCCGAAGTAAAAGCCCCAGCCATTTTTTATATTCGCTTAAAAAATAAAATTTTATGAAATTCGCTAGACAGTAAAGATACAAAGTTTATTATTATGTTAATAATCCCAGAAGGAACTGGTAATTACTTAGATATTTTAAGTGGTATTGCCAGAAAATTATTAAAACCTGATTTTCGCCAGTTGCTGGAAAGAGAAACTGACAAAACTGTAATTACTAAAATATTATCCCAACAAGATGAAAGTCAAAGTGTTGAAAATCAAACTATTACAAAAGATAATAAAACTATTAATCTGGTTGGGGTTTCTGCTTGTGCAACGGGAGTTGTCCATACCTATATGGCTCGCGATGCCTTATTAGCAGCTGCCACAGAATTAAATTGAAATTTAAGTTGTGAAACGCAAGGGCAAAAAGGGCAGGAATATCCTTTAACAACTGAAGACATCGCAAAAGCCGATGGGGTAATTCTAGCAACTGATATTTCTGTTGAAATGGATCGCTTTATTGGTAAAAAAGTTTATAAAGTGGGAACAAAGCAAGTAATTAATAATCCCCAAACCGAATTATTAAATACTTTGTCAAAAGGAAAACTGTTAAGTAAAAATGAAGGGGAGCAAAATATTTTTGCCGTTAAAAATAAAAAGGCCTGAATTAATCATATTATGAGTGGTGTTTCTTTTATGATCCCATTTATTGTCTTTGCTGGGATTTTATTTGCGATTGTGACCGGGATCGGAAAAATTATTTGAGGAACATGATTAGATTATAGTGGGACGTGAGATTACAACAAAATTGAATATCTCCAAAAGAATGTTACCGAAATAATTAATGGGCACGAAGTTGTCTCAGACAAAATCATTAGCGGATGAGAAATTGGGGCAATGTATTTATTAAATAAATTTGCTGGAATTGGTTTTACCGTTATGATGCCTATTATGGGGGCTTATATCGCTAATTCAATTGCTGGACGAGCTGCAATAACCCCAGCTTTTGTTTTAACCTTTTTAGGATGTAATCCTGATATGTGGTTACATTATGCTATTTTTGCCAAAAAAGCTAATTTAATGCAAGGATTAGGAATTTTTGCTGCTTTAATATTTGGTTTTTCAGTCGGGTATCTTGTAAAATGAATTAACACAAAATGACGAATTCACCGTTATATTAAACCAATTATGCCAATTATTATTATTCCAGTTTTTGTCTCTGTTATTTTCGGAGCATTATGAATGTTTGTGATTGGTAATATCTTTGGTTTAGCAATTGGTTATCTTTATGATGGTTTAAATCGCCTAGAAAATTCTGGAGTAGGGATGGCCTTAGTCGGATTAGTTTTAGGAATTTTAGCGGGAGTTGATATGGGAGGACCAATTAACAAAATTGCATCCTTTTCAGCTACGGCGTTAATTTTTATTGATGGGGGAAAATCAATGGGAGCTGCTGCTGCATCGTTTGCTATCGCCCCATTGGGTTGTGGGATTACAGCCCTAATTTTCCGCAAACGTTTTAAAGCTGATAAAGAATTAGCAATTAATGCATCAATTCTAGGATTTATGGGAATTTCCGAAGGAGCAATTCCATTTGCTGTTAAATATACTTGAGCTGCAATTGTCCCTAATATTATCGGATCAGGGGTGGCGGCGATGTGTGCTGGATTATTCCAAGTTTCTGGATGAGTTGGAGCATGAGGAGGCCCAATCATTGCCTTATTTGGAGGAGTTACAACTTGATCAATGAGTTATATTGGGATTTTATGATATTTATTAGCCATTGCGATTGGTGTGGCAGTTCATATCATTATCTTCCGAATTTTAGTTGAAGTGCAAAGCAAAGGGAAACTAACACGAGAAGATTTTAAAGAAATGTTTCACCGTAAAAATCATCGTCAAAATAGCAAAAAAGAATCTAAAAAAGACTTAATGACAGATTATCCAAAAATAGCTTTTTTGCAACATTATGTAAAATTCAACTCTTATAAAAAAATTTTAATAAACAATAATTCGATATTTTAA
- a CDS encoding TSUP family transporter → MELENIELSHTNTEKTEFVSKSDYKKRFTFWMMLFGIALVVVTCSLLINYLVFYPWKNNGKKFSWSSEELIAFIIVIFLLLSAIIFCILYFWITLRVKYNDPNQNKYIVGATGFTGGFTDTIGVGSFGVITGLLKATKSIKDDSKLPGTLNVALGVSALIESALFVGAIKVNTTTLFVLVGAVIAGTFVGSLFVSKIKDPKIVKIVMGVTLFFVAILMILTHPQVNVINTSDIGDKTSLIDKPWRIIVATVVFFFLGMIQSFGIGLYAPAMASLSFLGLDQQVVFPIMACGSSLCMLPAAYSFIKRKKYLQLTANLIMIWSIFGVVAAFLLVFVGLQMGAGMDEQMFNSVLKWLAITVIFYVSISMLTEYYLIVKRTKKTNI, encoded by the coding sequence ATGGAATTAGAAAATATTGAATTAAGTCATACTAATACTGAAAAGACTGAATTTGTTTCAAAAAGTGATTACAAAAAGAGATTTACTTTTTGAATGATGTTATTTGGGATTGCTTTAGTAGTAGTTACATGTAGTTTATTAATTAATTATTTAGTTTTTTACCCTTGAAAAAATAATGGGAAAAAATTTAGTTGATCAAGTGAAGAATTAATTGCCTTTATTATTGTCATTTTCTTATTACTTTCAGCAATTATTTTTTGTATCCTATATTTTTGAATTACATTAAGAGTCAAATACAATGATCCTAATCAAAATAAATATATCGTTGGAGCAACAGGCTTTACTGGTGGTTTTACCGATACAATTGGGGTTGGATCATTTGGGGTAATAACTGGGTTGTTAAAAGCCACAAAATCTATTAAAGATGATTCAAAACTACCTGGAACTCTAAATGTTGCATTAGGAGTGAGTGCTTTAATCGAATCCGCTTTATTTGTTGGGGCAATTAAAGTAAATACTACAACTTTATTTGTTTTAGTCGGTGCTGTTATCGCTGGAACATTTGTTGGGTCATTATTTGTTTCAAAAATTAAAGACCCTAAAATAGTCAAAATTGTAATGGGGGTAACGCTTTTTTTTGTTGCAATCTTAATGATTCTAACTCATCCCCAAGTTAATGTAATTAACACGTCTGATATTGGGGATAAAACATCCTTAATTGATAAACCATGACGAATTATTGTTGCCACAGTTGTCTTTTTCTTTTTAGGAATGATTCAATCGTTTGGGATTGGTTTATATGCTCCAGCGATGGCTTCATTATCCTTTTTGGGTCTTGATCAACAAGTGGTCTTTCCAATTATGGCTTGTGGCTCATCATTATGTATGTTACCAGCAGCTTATAGTTTTATTAAACGTAAAAAATACTTACAATTAACTGCAAATCTCATTATGATTTGATCAATTTTTGGCGTCGTGGCGGCTTTTTTACTGGTCTTTGTCGGCTTACAAATGGGTGCTGGAATGGATGAACAAATGTTTAATAGTGTCCTAAAATGATTGGCAATTACCGTTATTTTCTATGTATCAATTTCAATGCTTACTGAATATTACTTAATTGTAAAACGAACTAAAAAAACTAATATTTAG
- a CDS encoding aminotransferase class I/II-fold pyridoxal phosphate-dependent enzyme: protein MNLYSRLEAELELAKTNKVYNVIKILATGQSDVVKINDQQFLNMCSNNYLGFANDPITVNAVKEGIDLFGVGPGAVRTISGSYSIHEEFEQRLAKFKKVESTIVVQSGFQANTGLIPTITTEEDLIISDELNHASIIDGIRLSKASREVYKHCDMEDLERILVKHADKVKGNIFIISDAVFSMDGDIAPLPEINRLAKKYHAYTIADDAHGEGVLGNNGEGTIAHFGLEGKIDIEVGTLSKAFGLVGGFICGKASLIEYLKQRSRVFLFSSSLPASFCYAGIKILDELEKSNHRIHALWDNTRYLQNKFIADGYSIGTTKTPITPFMVYEEAIATDLTKVLFEHNILVSPIIYPTVQKGKARIRLMISALHTKDELDQVYQIITSEYQKLKTNKEENK, encoded by the coding sequence ATGAATTTATATTCACGATTAGAAGCAGAATTAGAATTAGCAAAAACAAATAAAGTTTATAATGTTATTAAAATTTTAGCAACAGGACAAAGCGATGTGGTAAAAATCAATGATCAACAATTTTTGAATATGTGTTCGAATAATTATTTAGGTTTTGCCAATGATCCTATTACAGTTAATGCTGTTAAAGAGGGGATTGATTTATTTGGGGTTGGTCCTGGAGCTGTCCGAACAATTTCAGGTAGTTACTCAATCCATGAAGAATTTGAACAACGTTTAGCAAAATTTAAAAAAGTGGAAAGTACTATCGTTGTGCAAAGTGGTTTTCAAGCCAATACCGGATTAATTCCTACCATTACAACCGAAGAAGATTTAATTATTTCTGATGAATTAAATCATGCTTCCATAATTGATGGGATTAGATTATCAAAAGCAAGTCGCGAAGTTTATAAACATTGTGACATGGAAGACTTAGAACGGATTTTAGTTAAACACGCGGATAAAGTTAAAGGCAATATTTTTATTATTAGCGATGCTGTCTTTTCAATGGATGGCGATATTGCTCCCTTACCAGAAATTAATCGTTTAGCAAAAAAATATCATGCTTATACCATCGCAGATGATGCGCATGGTGAAGGGGTGTTAGGAAACAATGGGGAAGGAACGATTGCCCACTTTGGCTTAGAAGGAAAAATTGATATTGAAGTCGGAACTTTATCAAAAGCATTTGGCTTAGTGGGAGGTTTTATTTGTGGCAAAGCGAGCTTAATTGAATACTTAAAACAACGATCAAGAGTATTTTTATTTTCTTCATCTTTACCAGCCAGTTTTTGTTATGCGGGTATTAAAATCTTAGATGAATTAGAAAAAAGTAATCATCGCATTCACGCGCTTTGAGATAATACAAGATATCTCCAAAATAAATTTATTGCCGATGGTTATTCAATTGGAACAACTAAAACGCCAATTACACCATTTATGGTTTATGAAGAAGCAATAGCAACGGATTTAACAAAAGTGTTATTTGAACATAATATTTTAGTATCCCCAATTATCTATCCTACTGTTCAAAAAGGAAAAGCTCGGATTAGATTAATGATTTCTGCTTTACATACAAAAGACGAATTAGATCAGGTTTATCAAATTATTACAAGTGAATATCAAAAATTAAAAACAAATAAGGAGGAAAACAAATAA
- a CDS encoding L-threonine 3-dehydrogenase, producing MKKVLITGALGQIGSELVARLRNDLGLNNVIATDVRQLENNPICEEGIFEKLDVKDYDKLKELAQKYQVDTIVHLAALLSATAEKNPKFAWDLNMTGLMNALEVAKELKLKFFAPSSIAAYGPDANPDNTPQDTVMHPTTMYGVTKVAGELLENYYYLKYGVDSRSVRFPGLISYKVEPGGGTTDYAVDIYYQAILTGKYECYIAQGTKMDMMYMDDAIEAVVKLMNADPERLIHRNSFNITAMSFAPEEVAASIKKYIPNFEMTYKVDPVRQAIAESWPNSIDDSCAKAEWDFSPQFDLDKMTQEMLTKLTKKFKAEGKI from the coding sequence ATGAAAAAAGTTTTAATCACTGGAGCATTAGGTCAAATTGGTTCTGAACTTGTTGCTCGTTTAAGAAATGATTTAGGATTAAACAATGTTATTGCCACCGATGTAAGACAGCTTGAAAACAATCCAATTTGTGAGGAAGGTATCTTTGAGAAGTTAGATGTTAAAGATTATGACAAGCTTAAGGAATTAGCACAAAAATATCAAGTTGATACAATTGTTCATTTAGCAGCTTTATTATCAGCTACGGCTGAAAAAAACCCAAAATTTGCTTGAGATTTAAATATGACAGGATTGATGAATGCCCTGGAAGTAGCAAAAGAGTTAAAGTTAAAATTCTTTGCTCCTTCATCAATTGCCGCCTATGGTCCTGATGCTAACCCCGATAATACTCCCCAAGATACTGTAATGCATCCAACAACAATGTATGGTGTAACAAAAGTAGCTGGAGAATTATTAGAAAATTACTATTATCTAAAATATGGGGTTGATTCACGTTCGGTAAGATTTCCTGGTCTAATTTCTTATAAAGTAGAACCAGGAGGAGGAACAACTGATTATGCTGTTGATATTTATTATCAGGCGATATTAACAGGAAAATATGAGTGTTATATTGCGCAAGGAACAAAAATGGATATGATGTATATGGATGATGCAATTGAAGCCGTAGTTAAGTTGATGAACGCTGACCCAGAAAGACTAATTCATCGTAATTCATTTAATATTACAGCAATGTCATTTGCTCCCGAAGAAGTTGCGGCGTCAATTAAAAAATACATTCCTAATTTTGAAATGACTTATAAAGTTGACCCTGTTCGTCAAGCAATTGCCGAATCATGGCCAAATAGCATTGATGATAGTTGTGCCAAAGCGGAATGAGATTTTAGCCCACAATTTGATTTAGATAAAATGACCCAAGAAATGCTGACCAAATTAACCAAAAAATTTAAAGCTGAAGGAAAAATTTAA
- the nrdF gene encoding class 1b ribonucleoside-diphosphate reductase subunit beta: MAKKKIYYDESVSPFEYFQNGMHGKMRSVNWNVINDEKDLEVWTRVTQNFWLPEKIPVSNDLTSWHSLTTEWQQLITRTFTGLTLLDTIQATVGDPAQIANSLTDHEQVIYTNFAFMVAVHARSYGTIFSTLCSSEQINEAHEWVINTESLQERARILIPYYLGDDPLKSKVAAALMPGFLLYGGFYLPFFLSARGKLSNTSDIIRLILRDKVIHNYYSGYKYQKKIAKLSTSEQKEMQDFVFKLLFEILALEEKYLTELYEGFGLVEDAICFSRYNAGKFLQNLGYESPFTSEETRIAPEIFTQLSARADENHDFFSGNGSSYIMGFTEETADEDWEF; this comes from the coding sequence ATGGCAAAGAAAAAGATATATTATGATGAATCAGTTTCTCCTTTTGAATATTTTCAAAATGGGATGCACGGTAAAATGCGGTCAGTTAATTGAAATGTTATTAATGATGAGAAAGATTTAGAAGTATGAACACGAGTAACCCAAAACTTTTGATTACCAGAAAAAATTCCAGTTTCAAATGATTTAACATCATGACATAGTTTAACTACAGAATGGCAACAATTAATTACTCGCACCTTTACCGGTTTAACCCTATTAGATACAATTCAAGCAACGGTTGGGGACCCGGCCCAAATTGCTAATTCCTTAACTGATCATGAACAAGTCATTTATACAAATTTTGCTTTTATGGTAGCTGTTCATGCACGATCATATGGGACAATTTTTTCAACTTTATGTTCAAGTGAACAAATTAATGAGGCTCATGAATGAGTTATTAATACTGAAAGTCTCCAAGAACGAGCTCGCATTTTGATTCCATACTATTTAGGGGATGACCCTTTAAAGTCAAAAGTAGCGGCCGCCTTAATGCCCGGATTTTTATTATATGGTGGTTTTTACTTACCATTCTTTTTATCAGCGCGAGGAAAATTAAGTAATACTTCTGATATTATTCGCTTAATTTTACGCGATAAGGTAATTCATAATTATTATAGTGGTTATAAGTATCAAAAAAAGATTGCTAAACTATCTACTAGTGAACAAAAAGAAATGCAAGATTTTGTTTTCAAATTATTATTTGAAATTTTGGCTTTAGAAGAAAAATATTTAACAGAACTTTATGAAGGATTTGGATTAGTTGAGGATGCCATTTGTTTTAGTCGTTATAATGCTGGGAAGTTCTTACAAAACTTAGGTTATGAATCACCCTTTACCTCAGAAGAAACTCGGATTGCGCCAGAAATTTTTACGCAACTGTCAGCTCGTGCTGATGAAAATCATGACTTCTTTTCTGGAAATGGTTCTTCATACATTATGGGTTTTACGGAAGAAACCGCTGATGAAGACTGAGAATTTTAA